The sequence below is a genomic window from bacterium.
GACGCACTTGTTGCAGGAGATGCAGCGCGATCGGGTCGCCTCGCCGCGCTGCATGCGGGCGATCAGGTCGGGATCGGCGATCAGGGCGCGGCCCATGGCGACGAAGTCGAAGCCCTCGCGCATCGCCGTCTCGAGATTGTCGAGCGAGAGGATGCCGCCGAGCAGGATCAGCGGCACCCGCACGGCGGCGCGCACGGCGCGCGCCTGCTCGAGGAAGAACAGCTCCTCGAACGGATACTCGCGGATGACGCGGCGGCCGAACCAACGCAGCACCTGGCGCTGCAGGGGGCTCTTCTCGACCTCGATCATCTCCCGCAGCGGCCGCTGGCCGCGGAAGAGGTAGAACGGCGTCCGGCTGGTGAAGCCGCCGCTCAGCTCGATGGCGTCGACGCCGGCCGCTTCCAGGCGCTGGGCGACGCCGACCGCGTCGTCGAGCTCGAGGCCGCCGCGGAAGCCATCGCGCAGGTTGGTCTTGGCGATGATCGGCACCCGCGGACCGACCGCCTCGCGCACCCGCGCCAACACGGCCAGCGGCAGCCGCATGCGGTTGTCGAGGCTGCCGCCCCACTGGTCGCGGCGGCGGTTGATCGCCGGGCTGAGAAACTGGCTGAGCAGGTAGCCGTGCCCGAGGTGCAGCTCGACGGCGTCGAAGCCGGCCAGCATCGCCAGCTCCGCGGCGCGTCCGAACTCCTCGACCACGGTGGCGATGTCGGCCGCCGTCATCGCCCGCGCGAACGGCATGCCGGCCATGGCGCCGTAGCCGTTGAAGGTGCGCGACGGCCCCAGCGGCCGCCGGCCCATCGCGCGGTTCTTGCTGAAGTAGCCGCAGTGGCCGAGCTGCAGCGAGGAGGCGGCGCCGGCGCCACGCACCGCGGCGGTGAGCTCGCCGAGCGCCGGGACGATCGCCTCGCGCAGGTACATCTGCTCGCCGAAGGTGCGGCCGTTCGGGGACACCGCGCAGTAGGCGACGGTGGTCATGCCGACGCCCCCGGCGGCGATGGCGCGGTGGTGCTCGGTCAGCGCCGGCGACGGCACGCCGCCCGGCGTCATGCCCTCGTAGGTCGCGGTCTTGATCACCCGGTTGCGCAGCGCCAGGCCGGCGAGCGTCGCCGGACCGAACACCCTGGCACGAGCAGCGGCGGCATCCATCGAGCGGAGAGCACTACCACAGAGGGCCACGGAGGAGCACGGAGGGCGCGCGGTGGCACCGGGAGCGGGGCGGTGCTAGCGACTCGCCGCATGAAGGGGAACCTCGGACGCGGGCTTCTGTGCGTGGCCGTGCTGCTGTCGGCCGGCTGCGGGAATGGCGGCGATCATCGCGCCGCCGCCACCGCGACGGCGGTCGCAACCGGCACGCCGCCGCCGACGGCGACCGCGACCATGCCGCCGAGCGCGACGCCGTCACCCCCGCCGCCGGCCACCGCCACCGTCGCCGCGAGCGCGACGGCCACCGCCAGCGCGTCGGCCACGGCCACGACGACGGCGACGGTGACGGCTCCGCCGACGCCGACCGAGACGGGGTCCCTCGTGTTCGGGCAGCCCGGCGCGATCGCCGCGCCGGCCGGGCGTGGCAGCTTCCGCTTCGGCGCCGCCACCGCGGCGACGCAGATCGAGGACCAGAACCCGACCACCGACTGGTACCTGTGGACGGCGCCGGCGCCGGACGGCCTCGGCCACGACACCTTCGTCGGCGACGCGGTCCAGGGCTACTCGCGCGCCATCGACGACGTCGAGTTGCTGCGCAATCTGCACCTCGACTCCTACCGCTTCAGCATCGAATGGGCGCGCGTCGAACCGCGGCGCGACGTCATCGACGAGTCGGCGCTGGCGCATTACGACGCCGCGATCGACGCCCTGGTCGCTGCCGGCATCCGACCGAACGTCACCGTGCACCACTTCGCCAGCCCGGTGTGGGTCGACGATCCCCGCCATCTCGACTGTCCGGGCGGCCCGACCGACGCCAACCTGTGCGGCTGGGCCGATCCGGTCGGCGCCGAGCAGATCATCGCCGAGCTCGCCGCCCACGCCCGCCTGCTCGCCCAGCGCTACGGTGATCGCGTCGACGACTGGGCGACCTTCAACGAGCCGGTGAACTACCTGCTGGCGAGCTACGGCATCGGCCAGTTCCCGCCCGGCCGCACGCTGCTGATCGCCGACTTCGGCGCGGTGATCACGGTGGTGCGCAACGTCCTGCGGGCGCATGTCGCGATGTACGATGCCATCAAGGAGGCGGACCAGATCGACGCCGACGGCGACGGCGTCGCCGCCAACGTCGGCCTCACCCTGAACGTCGCTGAGTGGCTGCCGAGCCACGCCAACGCGCCGAGCACCCGCCCGGAGGACATCGCCGCCGCCGAGCGCATCCGGTACGTCTACCACCACGTCGTCCCCGACTCGCTGCTGTTCGGCGGCTTCGACGCCGATCTCGACCAGGTGCGCGAGGAGAGCCACCCCGACTGGACCGGGAAGCTCGACTGGCTCGGCGTCCAGTACTACAGCCGCCAGGGCGTCAGCGCCGAGCCGCCGCTGATTCCGGTGCTCAACCTCATGGTGTGCATCGGCGACCTCGACTTCGGCACCTGCGTGCCGCCGCCCGACCCGACGCACTGGGTCCCGGCCATGCGCTACGAGTACTACGAGCCCGGGATCTACAACGTCCTCACCGACTTCGCGCGGCGCTGGCCGTCGCTGCCGCTGACCGTCACCGAATCGGGCCTGGCGACCGAGAACGGCACCCGCCGCGCCGAGCACGTGGTGCGCTCGCTCGAGCAGATCCACCGCGCCCTCGACGAGGGCGTCGACGTGCGCGGCTACTACCACTGGAGCCTGATGGACAACTTCGAATGGGCGCAGGGGTTCGTGCCGCGCTTCGGCCTGCACCGCGTCGACTTCGCCACCTACGCGCGCACCCCCACCGAGGGCGCCACCGTGCTGGGCGAGATCGCCGCCGCCCGCCGCATTCCCGCCGCCATGCGGGCCCGGTACGGCGGCCTCGGCCCGATGTCGCCGGAGCCGTGAGCGGCGCCCCCCCAGCGAGGGCCACGCCGGCGCAACGGACCCGCTCGAGATCGCGCCCCGCGTTGCGAAGCCTCGGCCGCCGTCGAGCACGGGCGAGACCGTCCGCCTCCACTCGGGGGGCGTCGCCGCGTTGCCACCACTGGAGCGCTTGGTTAATCTTCGGCGCTGAAGTTTTAATAGGCGATCGGCCTATTAAGCATTGCTGAGCGAGGCCACGGGCGTGCGGCGAGGCGAGAGCGGCCACTACGAGGTGACATCGGTGGGGGGAGAGCAGGTTCGGGCCTTCGTGCCCGCCCCGTTGCCCCCGACGCCGCCGCTTGCGCTCGACGGCGGGTTGCAGCGCGCGCTGGAGTCGGCGGTGCTCGGCCTCGGCCGGCTCGACGGGGTGTCGTCTCTCCTGCCCGACAAGTCGCTCTTTCTCTACTCGTACGTGCGCAAAGAGGCAGTGCTCTCGTCGCAGATCGAAGGCACGCAGTCGTCGCTCTCCGACCTGTTGTTGTTCGAGCTGGAGGAAACGCCCGGGGTGCCGCTCGACGACGTTGTCGAGGTGTCCAACTACGTCGCCGCGCTCGATTTCGGTCTCGCGCGCCTGCGGGAGAACTTTCCGCTCTCGAACCGGCTGATCCGCGACATCCACGGCGTGCTGCTGTCGCGCGGACGCGGCGGCGGCAAGGACCCTGGCGCGTTTCGCCGCTCGCAGAACTGGATCGGCGGCACGCGCCCCGGTAACGCGGCCTTCGTGCCACCGCCGCCGAATTTGGTCGCCGATTGCATGGGAGCGCTCGAACACTTCCTCCACGCCGCCGACGACCATCTACCGGTGTTGTTGCGGGCCGGGCTCGCGCACGTGCAGTTCGAAACGATCCACCCGTTTCTCGACGGCAACGGCCGCGTCGGCCGCCTGCTGATCACCTTCCTCCTCTGCCACAATGGCGTCCTGCGCGAGCCGCTGCTGTACCTCAGCCTGTACTTCAAGCAGCACCGCCCCGAGTACTACGCGCTGCTCGACCAGGTTCGCCGCGACGGCGACTGGGAGGCCTGGCTCGGGTTCTTTCTCGAGGGGGTTCGGCAGACGGCAGACGCCGCGGTGTCGGCGGCACAGCGACTCTCCGATCTGTTCCGCGGCGACCGCGGACGCATCGAGCCGCGCGGCCGGCGCGCCGGCTCGGCGCTGCGCGTCCATGATTCGCTCAAGACACGCCCCATCGTGTCGATGCCGCAGGTCTGCCGACAGACCGGCCTCTCCTTCCCCGCCGCCTCCGCGGCCATGGATTTGCTCGCTGAGCTGGGCATCGCCCGCGAGCTGACCGGCAAGCGGCGCAATCGACTGTTCGCCTACGATCGCTATCTGGCGATCCTGAACGAGGGGACGGGGCCGCCGCCATGAGCCCGCAGCCGCCCTGTAGGCAGTGACCTCCGCCCCATGGCGACCGCCACCGTCTACGCGTTCGACATCCAGCTCTCCGACGTCGATCGCGGCGTCTACGAGGCGGTGTCGCTGCGTGCCGCCTGCCAGCCGTCGGAAACCGCCGAGTACCTGCTGACGCGCGTCCTCGCCTACTGTCTCGAGTATCGCGAGGGCCTGGCGTTCACCGGCGGCCTCGCCGAGCCGGACGAACCGGCGCTGGCGGTGCGCGACCTCACCGGTGCGTTGCAGACCTGGATCGACATCGGCACGCCCGACGCGGCGCGCCTGCACAAAGCCAGCAAGGCAGCGGCGCGCGTGGTGGTGTACACGCACAAGGATCCGGCGCCGTGGCTGCGGCTGCTGGCCGAGGCGCGCATCCACCGCGCCGACGCGTTGGAGATCTACGCCGTCGACCGCGCGCTGGTGGCGGCACTCCGCGAGCGCCTCGAACGGCGGATGACGTTCGCGCTCGTGGTCACCGACCGCCACCTGTACGTCACCATCGACGAGACCTCGCTCGCCGGCGTCGTGACGCGGCTCCCACTCACCTGAGCCCGGCGCTCGCGTTGCCGCCGCGCGGGCGTGGCACTATGGTGCCGTCGACTCCCACCCCGGCGGAAAGGAAGGACAGGCGATGGAGATCGAGGGCGGATGCTACTGCGGCGCCGTGCGCTACCAGGCCACCGGCGACGCGCTGTTCAGCGGCCAGTGTCACTGCCGCGAGTGCCAGTACATCTCGGGCGGCCACCCGAACGTCGTCATGGGCATGCCGGAGGCCGGCTTCGCCTACACGAAGGGAACGCCGAAGCAGTTCCGCCGCGACGATCTGCCGCGCCCGGTGACGCGCGAGTTCTGCCCCGAGTGCGGCACGCACCTGCTCGCCAGGAGCCCGAACCTGCCCGGCGCGGTGCTGCTCAAGGTCGGCAGCTTCGACGATCCGAGCCGCTTCCCGGGCCCGCAGATGGTGATCTTCACCATCGACAAGCAGGCCTTCCACCACGTTCCCGAGGGCGTGCCGGCCTTCGAGCGCGCGCCCGGTTGAGCGCCGTCGTCGTCCGCCCGTACGAGCCGGGCGACCGCGCCGCCGTGCGCCGGATCTGCCATCAGACCGGCTTCATGGGCGATCCCGCCGACTGGTACTGGCGCCACGCCGACAGCTTCGCCGACATCTGGTCGGGCTACTACACCGACCGCGAGCCGGACTCGTGCTTCGTCGCCGTGCGCGACGAGGCGGTGGTCGGCTATCTCGCCGGCTGTGTCGACAGCCAGCGGGCGCCGACGACCGCGAAGGCGCTGGGCGGCGCGGCGCTGCGCTACGGCCTGTTCGTGCGCCCCGGCACGGCGCGGTTCCTGTGGCGCGGCGTCGTCGACTCGCTGCGCCAGGGGGCGCCGCGCGAGCTGGCCGGCGATCGACGCTGGCCGGCGCACCTCCACATCAACCTCGCCCCGGCGGGGCGCGGCGCCGGCGCCGGCAGCGCGCTGATGACCGCCTGGCTGCGCCGCCTCGCCGCGCTCGGTTCGCCCGGCTGCCACCTCGGCACGATGCTGGAGAACCGCCGCGCCGTGGCCTTCTTCCAGCGCCACGGGTTCGCGGCCCATGGCGAGCCGCAGCTCGCTCCCGGCATGCGCACCCGTTCGGGCGAGCGCATGCACGTGCTGTTCATGGTCCGTTCGCTCGCCTGAAGCGACCGGGCCCCTCGAGTCACCGCCTGCGGAACCGCGCACCGGCGCGGCCGCCTGGCGCAGGAACCGCACGCCCGCCGTCCCGGCGCGCCGCTGACGCGCCGTCCGGTCCGGGTCGCCAGTTCCCCCGTTCGTGGGACGAGCTGGTACAGCCGTCGCGGCCGCGGTAGCAGGCGGGCAGGAGGCCGGGACCGTGATCCACTACGACTACTACGCCGACATCCCGCGCGAGGTGCTCGAGGCGTTCGTGGGCGAGCAGGAGATGGGACGCCTGGTGACGGTCGGCGCCGACGGCGCGCCGCGCATCGGGCTCTATCCGTTCGCCTACGACGGCGACGCCGTCGAGATCCATCTGCATCGCGCCGACGCGCAACTGGCGGACCTGGCGGCGCGGGCGCGCTGCCTGTTCGAGGTCGACGAGATCCTCGCCACCATCCCGTCGTACTGGGTGCATCCCGAGAACGCGGTGATGGCGACCGCCTATCACCGCACGGTGATCTTCGAGTGCGCGGCGGCGGTCTCGCTCGACGGCGACGCGCTGGCGGCGCAGCAGACGCGCCTTCTGGCGCGCTACCAGCCGGAGGGGGGCTTCCGCGCGGTCGCGCCCGACGATCCGCTCTACCGCGGCGCCATCGGGGTCATCGCCGCCGTGCGCCTCGCCATCACCGGCGCGCAGGTCAAGTTCAAGCTCGGCCAGAACCGGCCGCCGGCGGTGCGCGCCCAGGTGATCGAGGCGCTGCGGCGGCGCGGCCGTCGCAACGACGCCCGCGCCGCCGACGCGCTCGCCGGGACGATCGACGCCGGCAGGTAGCGCGGCGCTTCCCTCCGGGGCGTCGCCCGCGCTAGAGGACGTTGCCGCCGCGCGAGAGGAGGATCGCCGTGCCGTCCGTCCACCTGCGTCTGCTCGTCTCTGGTCTGCTCGTCCTGGGACTGTTCGCCGGCGCCGCCGCCGCCGATGACACGGCCGGCGTCGCGCTGCTGTTCGCCAAGAACCCGGGGACGCTCAGCGCCGGCGACCGCCTGGCGATCTACCGGAAGCTCGACCTCAAGGTGGCGAAGGATGGCAAGAGCCTGGTCGACGATGCCTGCGGCCAGGAGGTCTCGTCGGAGGTCGAGGTGAAAGACCTCGACGGTGACGGCGTCGACGAGGTGCTCATCACCTACGGCAACACCTGCCTGTCGGGCATGGCCGGCACCTCCGTGATCATGTTCATCAAGGACAAGTCGGGCCGCTACCAGAGCCAGCTCGGCTTCCCCGGCGTGATCGCCGAGGTGCGCCCGGCCAAGGGGGGCAAGGGCTATCCGGACCTGCTGATCGGCGGACCGGGCTTCTGCTTCCCGCTGTGGCACTGGAACGGCAAGGCCTACGTCCACCTCCGCGACGAGCCGCAGAGCGCGGGAGGCTGCGATCGGCAGCAATAGCGCGCCGGCCGGCGTCGCGCGGCGCGGCCCACCAGGGCGCGCGCCGATGCCGGGGACCGCCCGCGTCGAGAAGCGGCGATGAACGCGGACCTGGCCGCGCCGTTCCTGGCGATCAGCGGCTCCCTCGAGGCACCGTCGGATCGCGCCCCGGCGCTGGCCGGCGACACCCGCGCCGACGTCGCGATCGTCGGCGGCGGCCTGACGGGCCTGTCGACGGCGCTGGCGCTGAGACGGGCCGGGGTCGACGTCGCCGTGCTCGAACGCGAGTTC
It includes:
- a CDS encoding NADH:flavin oxidoreductase; this encodes MDAAAARARVFGPATLAGLALRNRVIKTATYEGMTPGGVPSPALTEHHRAIAAGGVGMTTVAYCAVSPNGRTFGEQMYLREAIVPALGELTAAVRGAGAASSLQLGHCGYFSKNRAMGRRPLGPSRTFNGYGAMAGMPFARAMTAADIATVVEEFGRAAELAMLAGFDAVELHLGHGYLLSQFLSPAINRRRDQWGGSLDNRMRLPLAVLARVREAVGPRVPIIAKTNLRDGFRGGLELDDAVGVAQRLEAAGVDAIELSGGFTSRTPFYLFRGQRPLREMIEVEKSPLQRQVLRWFGRRVIREYPFEELFFLEQARAVRAAVRVPLILLGGILSLDNLETAMREGFDFVAMGRALIADPDLIARMQRGEATRSRCISCNKCVAEMDRGGVRCVL
- a CDS encoding family 1 glycosylhydrolase — its product is MKGNLGRGLLCVAVLLSAGCGNGGDHRAAATATAVATGTPPPTATATMPPSATPSPPPPATATVAASATATASASATATTTATVTAPPTPTETGSLVFGQPGAIAAPAGRGSFRFGAATAATQIEDQNPTTDWYLWTAPAPDGLGHDTFVGDAVQGYSRAIDDVELLRNLHLDSYRFSIEWARVEPRRDVIDESALAHYDAAIDALVAAGIRPNVTVHHFASPVWVDDPRHLDCPGGPTDANLCGWADPVGAEQIIAELAAHARLLAQRYGDRVDDWATFNEPVNYLLASYGIGQFPPGRTLLIADFGAVITVVRNVLRAHVAMYDAIKEADQIDADGDGVAANVGLTLNVAEWLPSHANAPSTRPEDIAAAERIRYVYHHVVPDSLLFGGFDADLDQVREESHPDWTGKLDWLGVQYYSRQGVSAEPPLIPVLNLMVCIGDLDFGTCVPPPDPTHWVPAMRYEYYEPGIYNVLTDFARRWPSLPLTVTESGLATENGTRRAEHVVRSLEQIHRALDEGVDVRGYYHWSLMDNFEWAQGFVPRFGLHRVDFATYARTPTEGATVLGEIAAARRIPAAMRARYGGLGPMSPEP
- a CDS encoding Fic family protein, coding for MRRGESGHYEVTSVGGEQVRAFVPAPLPPTPPLALDGGLQRALESAVLGLGRLDGVSSLLPDKSLFLYSYVRKEAVLSSQIEGTQSSLSDLLLFELEETPGVPLDDVVEVSNYVAALDFGLARLRENFPLSNRLIRDIHGVLLSRGRGGGKDPGAFRRSQNWIGGTRPGNAAFVPPPPNLVADCMGALEHFLHAADDHLPVLLRAGLAHVQFETIHPFLDGNGRVGRLLITFLLCHNGVLREPLLYLSLYFKQHRPEYYALLDQVRRDGDWEAWLGFFLEGVRQTADAAVSAAQRLSDLFRGDRGRIEPRGRRAGSALRVHDSLKTRPIVSMPQVCRQTGLSFPAASAAMDLLAELGIARELTGKRRNRLFAYDRYLAILNEGTGPPP
- a CDS encoding YaeQ family protein, coding for MATATVYAFDIQLSDVDRGVYEAVSLRAACQPSETAEYLLTRVLAYCLEYREGLAFTGGLAEPDEPALAVRDLTGALQTWIDIGTPDAARLHKASKAAARVVVYTHKDPAPWLRLLAEARIHRADALEIYAVDRALVAALRERLERRMTFALVVTDRHLYVTIDETSLAGVVTRLPLT
- a CDS encoding GFA family protein: MEIEGGCYCGAVRYQATGDALFSGQCHCRECQYISGGHPNVVMGMPEAGFAYTKGTPKQFRRDDLPRPVTREFCPECGTHLLARSPNLPGAVLLKVGSFDDPSRFPGPQMVIFTIDKQAFHHVPEGVPAFERAPG
- a CDS encoding GNAT family N-acetyltransferase codes for the protein MSAVVVRPYEPGDRAAVRRICHQTGFMGDPADWYWRHADSFADIWSGYYTDREPDSCFVAVRDEAVVGYLAGCVDSQRAPTTAKALGGAALRYGLFVRPGTARFLWRGVVDSLRQGAPRELAGDRRWPAHLHINLAPAGRGAGAGSALMTAWLRRLAALGSPGCHLGTMLENRRAVAFFQRHGFAAHGEPQLAPGMRTRSGERMHVLFMVRSLA
- a CDS encoding FMN-binding negative transcriptional regulator, whose product is MIHYDYYADIPREVLEAFVGEQEMGRLVTVGADGAPRIGLYPFAYDGDAVEIHLHRADAQLADLAARARCLFEVDEILATIPSYWVHPENAVMATAYHRTVIFECAAAVSLDGDALAAQQTRLLARYQPEGGFRAVAPDDPLYRGAIGVIAAVRLAITGAQVKFKLGQNRPPAVRAQVIEALRRRGRRNDARAADALAGTIDAGR